In Candidatus Methanomethylophilus alvi Mx1201, a genomic segment contains:
- the purB gene encoding adenylosuccinate lyase — MSDYVCPLDYRYGREEMKSIFSETSRINYQMKVEAALARAHATLGEISQADADEITRVAESGDVKVERIKEIEKLTNHDLMAMVKAMTEQCKGDAGKYVHLGATSNDIVDTATAMQIRDALALVAEDVDEFLYTLAKLAKRERDTLEIGRTHAQFAIPITYGFKIAGYIAEMLRYRERLDEIMPRACAGKMAGAVGTGAALGKNFHKIQMEVMQDLGLTYEPAATQVVGRDRYTELVCLLATLGTSLERYATEVRNLQRSEIGEVSEYFDKAHQVGSSTMAQKRNPINSENVCGLARILRGFVMPTFENQVLWHERDLSNSSAERFTLPHVFTLIDYMLYKMNKVFSGLEVHRDKMLRNIASAHGLIMAEPVMMAFVGKGIGRQDAHEIVREASMEAEDKEIDLLETLWEREVVREHFSKEELATVMDPANYTGGSKEIVDRMVDAVENALEKKVE; from the coding sequence ATGAGCGATTACGTCTGTCCTTTGGATTACAGGTACGGTCGCGAGGAGATGAAATCGATTTTCTCCGAGACCAGCCGCATCAACTACCAGATGAAGGTCGAGGCCGCTCTCGCCAGGGCACACGCCACCCTCGGAGAGATCTCACAGGCCGACGCCGACGAGATCACCCGCGTCGCCGAGTCCGGAGACGTGAAGGTCGAGAGGATAAAGGAGATCGAGAAGCTCACCAACCACGACCTCATGGCGATGGTAAAGGCCATGACGGAGCAGTGCAAAGGAGATGCAGGCAAATATGTGCATCTCGGAGCCACATCCAACGACATAGTCGACACGGCGACCGCCATGCAGATAAGGGATGCTCTCGCCCTCGTGGCCGAGGATGTCGACGAGTTCCTCTACACCCTCGCCAAACTGGCCAAGAGGGAGAGGGACACCCTCGAGATCGGCAGGACCCACGCCCAGTTCGCCATCCCCATAACCTACGGATTCAAGATCGCGGGATACATCGCGGAGATGCTCAGATACAGGGAGAGGCTCGACGAGATCATGCCCAGGGCATGCGCGGGCAAGATGGCGGGGGCCGTCGGTACCGGTGCCGCCCTCGGAAAGAACTTCCACAAGATCCAGATGGAGGTCATGCAGGACCTCGGCCTCACCTACGAACCCGCCGCCACCCAGGTAGTCGGCAGGGACAGATACACCGAGCTCGTCTGTCTGCTCGCCACCCTCGGTACCTCCCTCGAGAGGTATGCGACCGAGGTCAGGAACCTCCAGAGGTCCGAGATCGGAGAGGTCTCCGAGTACTTCGACAAAGCCCATCAGGTCGGAAGCTCCACCATGGCCCAGAAGAGGAACCCCATCAACTCCGAGAACGTCTGCGGACTCGCGAGGATCCTCAGGGGATTCGTCATGCCAACCTTCGAGAACCAGGTCCTCTGGCATGAGAGGGATCTTTCCAACTCTTCCGCCGAGAGATTCACCCTGCCCCATGTGTTCACCCTCATCGACTACATGCTCTACAAGATGAACAAAGTCTTCTCCGGACTCGAAGTCCACAGGGACAAGATGCTCAGGAATATCGCCTCCGCACACGGACTCATCATGGCGGAGCCCGTCATGATGGCGTTCGTCGGAAAAGGCATCGGAAGGCAGGACGCCCACGAGATCGTAAGGGAGGCCTCCATGGAGGCAGAGGACAAGGAGATCGACCTCCTCGAGACCCTTTGGGAGAGGGAGGTCGTACGGGAGCACTTCTCCAAGGAGGAGCTCGCTACCGTCATGGACCCGGCAAACTACACCGGCGGCTCCAAGGAGATCGTCGACAGGATGGTCGACGCCGTGGAGAACGCCCTCGAGAAGAAGGTCGAGTGA
- a CDS encoding ATP-binding cassette domain-containing protein has protein sequence MPSFENIVITVYPGRTKDGRPENFEPISIAPGDTISIVGPTGSGKTAFINDIEVFAQGDTVTGRRVLVNGEVPPEEFIRNPACKPIAMITQNTKCLADLTVGEFLSMHVSTRENPLENAVGEAIALANHFTGEKIVESARMSSLSGGQTRSLMIADAVVISDTPILLLDEIENAGIFKDEVITRLKGKNKAVIFVTHDPYVSLLSDRRIVMRGGEVKAVLYPGNSETETLEKIRRMDCEISEIRERIRMGEIIGGESQ, from the coding sequence ATGCCTTCCTTCGAGAACATTGTCATCACGGTCTATCCAGGGAGAACCAAAGACGGAAGACCGGAGAATTTCGAACCCATAAGCATAGCTCCGGGAGACACCATATCCATCGTCGGACCCACCGGTTCCGGCAAGACCGCATTCATAAACGATATCGAGGTGTTCGCCCAGGGCGACACCGTCACCGGACGCAGGGTCCTGGTGAACGGGGAGGTGCCTCCGGAGGAGTTCATCCGCAACCCGGCCTGCAAGCCTATAGCGATGATAACCCAGAACACCAAATGCCTTGCGGACCTGACCGTCGGGGAGTTCCTCTCCATGCACGTCTCTACCCGCGAGAACCCTCTCGAGAACGCGGTCGGCGAGGCCATCGCCCTTGCCAACCATTTCACCGGTGAGAAGATAGTCGAAAGTGCCAGGATGTCATCTTTGTCCGGAGGGCAGACCCGTTCCCTCATGATCGCCGATGCGGTCGTGATATCCGATACCCCCATCCTGCTTCTTGACGAGATCGAGAACGCCGGGATCTTCAAGGACGAGGTCATAACCAGACTTAAAGGGAAGAACAAGGCGGTCATCTTCGTCACTCACGACCCCTACGTGTCCCTCCTGTCCGACCGCCGCATCGTCATGCGCGGAGGGGAGGTCAAGGCCGTCCTCTACCCCGGGAACTCCGAGACGGAGACCCTGGAGAAGATAAGGCGTATGGACTGCGAGATCTCCGAGATCAGGGAGAGGATCCGCATGGGCGAGATCATAGGCGGTGAGTCCCAGTGA
- a CDS encoding GTP-binding protein, whose protein sequence is MRIMVVAGPPSAGKTAVIKQMIRYLKDKDKVAYLKIDVVAAFEDEELRSEFGIPARKVYSGDMCPDHMGIMVMRDAVAWAGEEGASVLIIESAGLCLRCTPYLSGALGICVMSSLSGTHAPLKMAPMIALADTCVVTKTDLISQAEKEVFRESIRRVSKDMDIVETNAVQGTGLKYLYRLMDSAPACEDMDSLELRGAPPLGVCTVCIGKKKIGWQNHFGVIRRLADDDNIYNGE, encoded by the coding sequence CTGAGGATAATGGTCGTGGCCGGTCCTCCGAGCGCCGGGAAGACGGCCGTCATAAAACAGATGATCCGCTATCTGAAGGACAAGGACAAGGTGGCATATCTGAAGATCGACGTCGTCGCCGCATTCGAGGACGAGGAGCTCAGGAGCGAATTCGGCATACCCGCCAGGAAGGTCTATTCCGGGGACATGTGCCCGGACCACATGGGTATCATGGTCATGAGGGACGCGGTCGCATGGGCCGGGGAGGAGGGTGCCTCCGTCCTGATAATAGAAAGCGCAGGCCTGTGTCTCAGATGCACGCCGTACCTGTCCGGGGCTCTGGGTATATGCGTCATGTCCTCCCTTTCCGGGACCCATGCACCTCTCAAGATGGCGCCGATGATAGCCCTCGCCGACACATGTGTGGTGACGAAGACGGACCTCATATCGCAGGCGGAGAAGGAGGTGTTCAGAGAGAGTATCCGCCGTGTCTCCAAGGACATGGACATCGTGGAGACGAACGCCGTGCAGGGTACCGGTCTGAAGTATCTCTACAGATTGATGGATTCCGCCCCCGCATGCGAGGACATGGATTCCCTGGAACTCAGGGGCGCTCCCCCTCTCGGGGTATGCACCGTGTGCATCGGGAAGAAGAAGATCGGTTGGCAGAACCACTTCGGCGTCATCAGGAGGTTGGCCGACGATGACAACATCTACAACGGCGAGTGA
- a CDS encoding (Fe-S)-binding protein, which translates to MTTSTTASDWTPPGRNCGACGSRTCADFEALLRSGSASPEKCPFYNVNTLPVRGYTERRYSGKDILGQEYDFVITAMPGECSARKIVLPFRPDITERMGIVPGDIVTGRPAGAGCPVQHVIMVTEADYDTGVITGHVVGPAYSRDREVKDVKAYHMLGFEGRALPMKADPCFGKRQYFLPGFCMMDRAHTGLVNMVIDKPWGIHVRVEDVVIL; encoded by the coding sequence ATGACAACATCTACAACGGCGAGTGATTGGACCCCTCCCGGGAGGAACTGCGGGGCCTGCGGCTCCCGCACATGTGCGGATTTCGAGGCACTCCTGAGGTCCGGTTCGGCATCCCCGGAGAAATGTCCCTTCTACAACGTCAACACCCTCCCTGTCCGCGGATACACCGAGCGCAGGTACTCCGGAAAAGACATCCTGGGACAGGAGTACGACTTCGTCATCACCGCCATGCCCGGGGAGTGCTCGGCCAGGAAGATCGTCCTGCCGTTCAGGCCCGACATCACCGAGAGGATGGGGATAGTGCCAGGAGACATAGTCACGGGCAGGCCTGCCGGTGCGGGATGCCCCGTGCAGCATGTGATAATGGTCACCGAGGCCGACTACGATACGGGGGTGATCACGGGGCATGTGGTGGGTCCCGCCTACTCCCGCGACAGGGAGGTGAAGGACGTCAAGGCATACCACATGCTGGGATTCGAGGGCCGCGCCCTCCCCATGAAGGCGGATCCGTGCTTCGGGAAGAGACAGTACTTCCTGCCCGGGTTCTGTATGATGGACAGGGCCCATACGGGCCTGGTGAACATGGTCATCGATAAACCCTGGGGCATCCATGTCAGGGTGGAGGACGTGGTGATACTGTGA
- a CDS encoding methanogenesis marker 16 metalloprotein: protein MIGDSLESVQKKIDSRRAKVYTASEFKDMVRRRDPSSREADVVTCGTFGVMSGTMAILCVPVAEAGTFKRADTITLNGVPATVGPCPNESLGLVDCVVYGTSRRDGSYGGGHLFRDMVAGKSIEVEVSAEGRTYRAERTLSEIPFARMVLTRGCFKNYTCFANFSDEDYATIFSGPRPLRRSFGEASVSGCGEINPVQNDPELLYLRPGASALLNGAPAMILGCGTRSSPEKPNLSIEADMHQMRPELMGGFRTSEGPECLTSVASAIPITSEKGLEGVSVLDEDVYLPVADVRDRKPLFREDYASVWKGTDHRVSIDPAKCLGCRECQADLSCPRDAKPSALRRNDLCMDCGLCTYTCVGGVFGADMGSVSFDGRTVPIGVRQSSRSAAEDLCVELKGMVENGNWKLRDVNGKI from the coding sequence GTGATCGGGGATTCGCTGGAATCGGTCCAGAAGAAGATAGACTCCCGCAGGGCCAAGGTGTATACGGCATCGGAGTTCAAGGACATGGTCCGCAGGAGGGACCCCTCCTCGAGGGAGGCCGATGTGGTCACCTGCGGGACCTTCGGAGTCATGTCTGGGACTATGGCCATACTGTGTGTCCCCGTGGCGGAGGCCGGGACCTTCAAGCGTGCGGACACCATCACGCTCAACGGCGTCCCCGCCACGGTCGGTCCATGTCCCAACGAGTCCCTGGGCCTCGTCGACTGCGTGGTCTACGGGACATCGCGCCGCGACGGTTCGTACGGAGGCGGACATCTTTTCAGGGACATGGTCGCCGGGAAGAGCATAGAGGTCGAGGTCTCCGCCGAGGGCAGGACCTACAGGGCGGAGAGGACGCTTTCCGAGATCCCCTTCGCGAGGATGGTCCTGACCCGCGGGTGTTTCAAGAATTATACATGTTTCGCGAACTTCTCCGACGAGGACTATGCCACCATATTCTCCGGCCCCCGTCCGCTCAGGAGGTCGTTCGGGGAGGCGTCGGTGAGCGGATGCGGGGAGATAAACCCGGTGCAGAACGACCCCGAGCTGCTCTATCTGCGTCCGGGCGCATCCGCCCTGCTGAACGGGGCCCCCGCCATGATATTGGGATGCGGGACCCGCAGCTCCCCGGAGAAGCCCAACCTGTCCATAGAGGCGGACATGCATCAGATGAGGCCGGAGCTCATGGGGGGATTCAGGACCTCCGAGGGCCCCGAATGCCTGACCTCCGTCGCATCGGCAATACCGATAACGTCGGAGAAGGGTCTGGAGGGCGTGTCTGTACTCGACGAGGACGTATACCTCCCGGTGGCGGACGTGAGGGACAGGAAACCTCTTTTCAGGGAGGACTACGCCTCGGTATGGAAGGGTACCGACCACAGGGTCTCCATAGACCCGGCGAAGTGTCTCGGGTGCAGGGAGTGCCAGGCGGACCTATCCTGTCCCCGCGACGCGAAGCCGTCCGCACTCAGGAGGAACGACCTCTGCATGGATTGCGGACTCTGCACATACACATGCGTAGGCGGCGTCTTCGGTGCAGACATGGGTTCCGTATCGTTCGACGGGAGGACGGTCCCGATAGGGGTGAGGCAGTCCTCCCGCTCGGCGGCGGAGGACCTGTGTGTCGAATTGAAGGGAATGGTGGAGAACGGAAACTGGAAACTGAGGGATGTCAATGGGAAAATATGA
- a CDS encoding cysteate synthase, producing MGKYELVCQEDGEVFEDGYGLFCPSGHKGLMRTRYEVREFSPRPCKGIFKFYDWLPVRSVYETDSCPVVFRSEKLSKELGLNDLWVGLTGYYPERDCRSMSCTFKEMEAYPTYARLRDSGGKTIVLASAGNTARAFAQIAAETGNRCIIVVPETSADKLTVTERSENVTLITVKGDYADAIALADRVVALGDFVSEGGARNVARRDGMGTVMLQFAQTAGRLPDSYFQGVGSGTGGISAWEASLRLIGDGRFGDRLPRLRLSQNLPFTPMAKAWNAGRREILPEDLGKEREDVSQVYAEVLTNRKPPYSMKGGVFDAMTACDGSFIEVTNDEARSAERMWMQCENVRPDPAASVALASLVKAVGDGTVDRDECVFLNMTGAGRDRVSEDYDLVTVAPKADVDTDVTDEELRAIVDA from the coding sequence ATGGGAAAATATGAACTGGTATGTCAGGAGGACGGGGAGGTCTTCGAGGACGGATACGGGCTCTTCTGCCCGTCGGGACACAAGGGTCTGATGAGGACCCGGTACGAGGTCAGGGAATTCTCCCCCAGGCCATGCAAGGGGATATTCAAATTCTACGACTGGCTCCCCGTCAGGTCCGTATACGAGACGGATTCGTGCCCCGTCGTGTTCAGGAGCGAGAAGCTGTCCAAGGAACTGGGTCTCAACGACCTCTGGGTCGGACTGACCGGATACTACCCCGAAAGGGACTGCAGGTCCATGTCCTGCACATTCAAGGAGATGGAGGCCTACCCCACATATGCCCGTCTGAGGGACAGCGGCGGCAAGACCATCGTCCTCGCCTCGGCAGGCAACACCGCGAGGGCCTTCGCGCAGATCGCGGCCGAGACCGGGAACAGATGCATCATAGTGGTCCCGGAGACCTCTGCGGACAAACTCACCGTCACCGAGAGGTCCGAGAACGTAACCCTGATCACCGTCAAGGGGGACTATGCCGATGCGATAGCCCTCGCCGACAGGGTTGTCGCCCTGGGCGACTTCGTGTCCGAGGGGGGTGCGAGGAACGTCGCACGCCGCGACGGTATGGGTACGGTCATGCTGCAGTTCGCACAGACCGCCGGCAGGCTGCCCGACAGCTACTTCCAGGGTGTCGGAAGCGGTACCGGCGGGATATCCGCGTGGGAGGCGTCCCTGAGGCTCATCGGGGACGGGAGGTTCGGAGACAGGCTGCCGAGGCTCCGTCTGTCCCAGAACCTTCCGTTCACCCCCATGGCCAAGGCCTGGAACGCCGGCCGTCGGGAGATCCTCCCCGAGGACCTCGGAAAGGAGAGGGAGGACGTGTCCCAGGTCTATGCGGAGGTCCTTACCAACCGCAAGCCCCCCTATTCGATGAAAGGGGGTGTGTTCGATGCCATGACCGCATGCGACGGGTCGTTCATCGAAGTGACCAACGACGAGGCGAGGTCGGCCGAGAGGATGTGGATGCAGTGCGAGAACGTCCGTCCGGACCCCGCCGCATCCGTGGCCCTCGCATCCCTCGTAAAGGCCGTCGGCGACGGCACCGTGGACAGGGACGAGTGCGTGTTCCTCAACATGACCGGGGCCGGACGCGACAGGGTCTCCGAGGACTACGACCTCGTGACCGTGGCACCCAAGGCCGATGTGGATACGGACGTCACCGATGAAGAACTGAGGGCGATCGTCGATGCATGA
- the comD gene encoding sulfopyruvate decarboxylase subunit alpha → MHEQEVADQLRSEGVDLIVSLPCDKNKGFTDLIHEEFRVVDVTREEDGVGICAGAALMGKRAVISIQSSGLGNMMNALMSLTDCYKLPLVVLASWRGVDGEKIEAQIPFNSKIPQMLDVYGIHHCEVEGPEDIPRVGDSIREAFGRSEIHVVLIHPKLWEGEKRVGVTYPPRARSRHIEMDDTVAEPSLTRLQAIRAVMDCVGDGDIVVSNIGVPSKEVMASKDRPLNFYMLGSYTQATPIGLGMSLFTDRRVVVVDGDGSLLGSSIFPVLSGLRPSNLKIVCLDNGTFGSTGNQMNQAYADVNLGAVAEAYGIPRGDASDRESITRLMEGDETFVHVFIVPFNSDSPNIPYSAAEIRNRFMGAI, encoded by the coding sequence ATGCATGAGCAGGAAGTGGCCGATCAGCTGAGGTCCGAGGGTGTCGACCTCATAGTGAGCCTCCCGTGCGACAAGAACAAGGGGTTCACGGACCTGATCCATGAGGAGTTCAGGGTCGTGGACGTCACCCGCGAGGAGGACGGCGTGGGCATCTGCGCCGGTGCGGCCCTCATGGGGAAGCGCGCCGTCATATCGATCCAGAGTTCGGGGCTGGGCAACATGATGAACGCCCTCATGTCCCTCACCGACTGCTACAAGCTCCCCCTGGTGGTCCTCGCCAGCTGGAGGGGGGTGGACGGTGAGAAGATCGAGGCCCAGATACCGTTCAACTCCAAGATACCGCAGATGCTCGACGTGTACGGGATACACCATTGCGAGGTGGAGGGTCCCGAGGACATACCGCGCGTCGGGGACAGCATCAGGGAGGCGTTCGGAAGGTCGGAGATCCACGTGGTGCTCATCCATCCCAAGCTGTGGGAGGGGGAGAAGAGGGTCGGAGTGACCTACCCTCCGCGTGCCAGGTCGAGGCATATCGAGATGGACGACACCGTGGCCGAGCCATCCCTCACCCGTCTGCAAGCGATACGTGCGGTCATGGACTGCGTAGGGGACGGGGACATAGTCGTCTCCAACATAGGAGTCCCTTCCAAGGAGGTCATGGCCTCCAAGGACAGGCCTCTCAACTTCTACATGCTGGGGAGCTATACCCAGGCGACGCCCATCGGTCTCGGGATGTCCCTATTCACGGACAGGCGCGTGGTCGTGGTCGACGGGGACGGGAGCCTTCTGGGTTCCTCCATATTCCCGGTCCTGTCGGGACTGAGGCCCTCCAACCTGAAGATCGTGTGCCTGGACAACGGGACGTTCGGCTCCACCGGGAACCAGATGAACCAGGCGTATGCGGATGTCAACCTGGGGGCCGTGGCCGAGGCCTACGGCATACCGAGGGGGGACGCATCCGACCGCGAGAGCATAACGAGACTCATGGAAGGGGACGAGACGTTCGTCCACGTGTTCATAGTGCCGTTCAATTCGGATTCTCCGAACATCCCGTACAGCGCCGCGGAGATCAGAAACCGTTTCATGGGCGCCATATGA
- a CDS encoding UPF0280 family protein: MRVRRRIVVGETCLDVCTEESFADEVPDLISEARGMIEEKIGRCPGFGTSLVPVEASASDPPLVRRMCKAGADAGVGPMASVAGAVALYVVEGLVADGCTYAVADNGGDIALFSEEEVIIGLYTGKKDTSSFGFRIPCTDGVLGICSSSASIGPSLSFGDSDIATVVSRDPVLADACATRLGNEIKGEGDLSRAAETVCVIPGVDGCLAVSGGAVCTCGDVPEIVFTGRRGSVWTSAPCPFPQGGCPDIARISPPYVRQGCTMCGEILPILRNAYKGYQYRHL, translated from the coding sequence ATGAGGGTGAGAAGGAGGATAGTTGTCGGCGAAACATGTCTCGACGTCTGTACCGAGGAATCGTTCGCCGACGAAGTCCCGGACCTGATATCCGAAGCCCGCGGGATGATAGAGGAGAAGATCGGCCGCTGTCCGGGGTTCGGGACGTCCCTCGTACCGGTCGAGGCCTCCGCCTCCGACCCCCCTCTTGTCAGGAGGATGTGCAAGGCGGGTGCGGATGCGGGGGTCGGTCCCATGGCCTCCGTCGCAGGTGCGGTCGCCCTGTACGTCGTCGAGGGACTCGTCGCCGACGGATGCACCTACGCGGTCGCGGACAACGGCGGCGACATAGCCCTGTTCTCCGAGGAGGAAGTGATAATAGGGCTCTATACGGGGAAGAAGGATACCTCGTCCTTCGGATTCCGGATCCCATGTACGGACGGCGTCCTGGGGATCTGCTCCTCGTCCGCCAGCATAGGGCCTTCCCTGAGCTTCGGCGATTCCGACATCGCGACGGTCGTCTCCCGCGACCCCGTCCTCGCGGATGCGTGTGCGACCCGTCTCGGCAACGAGATAAAAGGAGAGGGGGACCTCTCCCGTGCGGCGGAGACGGTGTGCGTCATCCCCGGGGTGGACGGATGTCTCGCCGTATCCGGAGGGGCGGTATGCACATGCGGAGATGTCCCGGAGATCGTGTTCACGGGCCGGCGAGGAAGCGTCTGGACGTCCGCGCCGTGTCCGTTTCCGCAGGGCGGATGCCCCGATATCGCGCGAATATCGCCTCCATATGTGCGACAAGGGTGTACGATGTGTGGGGAAATCCTCCCAATCCTTAGAAATGCTTATAAGGGATACCAATATAGGCACCTTTAG